One region of Malania oleifera isolate guangnan ecotype guangnan chromosome 6, ASM2987363v1, whole genome shotgun sequence genomic DNA includes:
- the LOC131158655 gene encoding uncharacterized protein LOC131158655 produces the protein MEEEQQQCGPETSGGESVGLGDLSLPPCPKCNKRHKGRCRRETRTCYRCGKPGHLAWECQALPINAIHISQFWGDGQASRGGQQRNAASTRVYSLTLGEDKAIDLFDLGATHSFIAQEFIKVCGMETQPLDVDLLVATPMGIVVVCKGTLKGYPICIQGRTLSTDLAAFDMHNFDKILGMDWLTSSYARNTATRVFFKIDLQSGYHHVRVKAEDA, from the exons ATGGAGGAAGAACAACAACAGTGTGGGCCAGAGACCAGTGGTGGGGAATCTGTGGGACTAGGTGATTTGTCACTCCCTCCATGCCCCAAGTGTAACAAGAGGCATAAGGGGAGATGTCGAAGGGAAACGAGGACCTGCTATCGGTGCGGCAAACCCGGCCACCTTGCATGGGAATGTCAGGCACTTCCAATCAATGCTATCCACATTAGCCAGTTTTGGGGAGATGGTCAAGCATCCCGAGGCGGACAGCAGAGGAACGCCGCCTCAACACGAGTCTATTCTCTAACACTGGGAGAGGATAAAGCTATTgatttgtttgatttaggggcgacACATTCCTTCATAGCACAGGAATTTATCAAAGTGTGTGGGATGGAAACTCAGCCTCTGGATGTTGATCTATTGGTGGCCACACCGATGGGGATCGTGGTAGTGTGTAAAGGGACTCTTAAAGGTTATCCAATCTGTATACAGGGGAGAACACTGTCAACTGATCTAGCGGCTTTTGACATGCACAATTTTGATAaaattctggggatggactggctaacaTCTagctatgcca GGAACACAGCCACACGGGTGTTCTTTAAGATTGATCTTCAATCAGGGTACCATCATGTGAGAGTTAAGGCAGAGGATGCCTAA